The genomic segment AACGCTCGACGCCCTGATCGAGCGCACGCCCGACGACCGCGGGCGGTTCGTCACGTCGTTCGTGCGGGTGTGTCAGGCGGTCGCCTACGCCCACGACCGCAAGGTCATTCACCGAGATTTGAAGCCGCAGAACGTGATGATCGGTGCGTTCGGCGAAGTGCAGGTGATGGACTGGGGGCTGGCCAAGGTGCTCACCGGGCAGCCCGAAGAAGTCGAGCCGAGCGGGGACCAGATATTCCGAACGGAAATCCGCCCGGACCGCGACTCCGACTCGGAGACGCAGGCCGGGAGCGTGCTGGGGACCCCGGCGTACATGTCCCCGGAGCAGGCCCGCGGCGAGGTGGCGCGGATCGACGAGCGCTCCGACGTGTTCGGCCTCGGCGCCGTCCTGTGCGCGATCCTCACCGGCCAGCCGCCGTATTCGGGCCCGAACCCGATGGCCGTGCGTGTGATGGTGGTCCTCGGCGACACGTCCGCGTGCTTCGCGCGGTTGGACGCCTGCGACGCCGACCCGGACCTCGTCATGCTCTGTAAGTGGTGCCTCGCTCAGGACCCCGAGGATCGGCCCCGCGACGCCGGCGCGGTGGCCCGAGCCGTGTCGTCGCACCTGGCCGCCGCCGAGGAGCGCGCCCGGCAGGCGGAACTGACCCGCGTGCGCGGCGCGGAGGTGCGAAAACGCCGGCGCGTTCAGTTCGCCCTCGTCGGAACGTTGTCGCTGCTGGTGGCGGCCGGCGGGGTGGGGGCCGCGTTCGCCTCGCTCTGGCGCGCGTCGGAACGCGCCAAAGAGACGGCCGAACGCGCGACGGACGAGGCGCTCCGAGCAAAGGGAGAGGCCGTTCGGACACGGGACGAAGCCGAAGCCGCGCGGGACCGGCTGGCCACCGAGCAGAAGCTCACCGAAGCCGCCCGCGCCGACGCGGTTCTGCAGAAAGCGCTCGCGGACCGGGCACGCGAGGACGCGGTCCGGCAGAAGACGGACGCGGACAAGTTGCGTGAGGACGCGGTTCAGCAGAAGGCGACCGCAGAGGAGCTGCGCGAGGACGCGGTCCGGCAGAAGATGGCCGCAGACAAGGCCCGCGACGAATCCGTTCGGCAGAAGACGGCCGCAGACAAGCTGCGCGAGGAAGCGGTTCAGCAGAAGGTGGCCGCGGACAAGGCCCGCGACGACGCGCTCACACAAAAGCGCAACGCCGAGCGGGCCCGTGCGGGCGAAGCCGAGGCCCACGCCGCCGCCGAGGCGGAGCGCGCGAAGCTGGCGGTGGTCGAGTACGGGCGCACGCTCCAGGTCGCCGATCAGGAGTGGCGCGACAACAACGTGACCGCGGCCGTGGCGCTCCTGGCGGGAACCAAAGACGAGCACCGCGGCTGGGAGTGGCACTACGTCAACCGCCTGTGCCATTCCGAACTCCTCGCCTTTTCGGGGCACGGCGACAAGGTCAGCGCGGCGGCGTTCAGCCCGGACGGCACGCGGATCGTCACGGCCGGCCACGACAAGACGGCGAAGGTCTGGGACGCGAAGACCGGGGCCGAACTCTTCACCCTCGCGGGCCACACGAAGGAGATCAGTTCCGTGGCGTACAGCGCGGACGGCGCGCGGATCGTCACCGGGAGCTGGGACCACACGGCCAAGGTCTGGGACGCGCACCCGCGGACCGTGCCCCGCAAGGACGTCAAGGAACTGTTCACGCTCACGGGCCACACCGGGGAGGTGCTGTCCGTGGCGTTCAACCGCGACGGGACGCGCATCGTCACCGGGAGCCGGGACTTGACGGCCCGGGTCTGGGACGCGGGCCCCCGCACGCCCGGTAAAGAAGTCCTCACCCTGGAGGGGCGGCGCGTCGTCGTGTTCACCGCCGCCTTCAGCCCGGACGGCGCCCGGATCGTAACGGGCGGGGCGGACGCGGCGGCGCAGCTCTGGGACGCGACCACCGGCAAGAAGGGGCTCACGCTGATCGGGCACACGAACAGCGTATTTTCCGCGTCATTTAATGCGGACGGGACCCGCATCGTCACCGGGAGCGCCGACCACACGGCGAAAGTGTGGGACGCGGCGACCGGTAAGGAGGCCCTCACCCTGGAGGGGCACACGAACTTCGTGACGTTCGCGGCGTTCAGCCCGGACGGGACCCGCATCGCGACCGCGAGCCTCGACACCACGGCGCGGGTGTGGGACGCGGCGGGGCTCGGCGGGCTCGGGCGCCCGCCCCACACGCCGGGGAAAGAGCGGCTCGTCCTCCGGGGGCACACGGAGCGCGTGTTCGCCGCGGCCTTCAGCCCGGACGCGAAGCGCATCGTGACGTGCAGCTACGACCGGACGGCCCGGGTGTGGGACGCGACCGCGGGGAAGGAACGGCTCACCCTCCGGCACCCGCACGTCGCGGTCTCCGCGTCGTTCAACGCGACCGGGTCGCGGGTGCTGACCGGCCACAGCGACAAGTCGGCGAAGGTGTGGGACACGGCCACCGGTGCGGAGCTGTTCACCTTCAAAGCGCCCGCGAGCACCGTGTTTTCCGCGTTCAGCGCGGACGGCGCGTGGGTCGTGACCGGCGGTTCGGACTCCGTCGCGCGGGTGTGGGACGTAGGGAGCCCGCCGCGTGTGCCCGAGAAGGAGGCACTCGCCCTCAGCGGCCACAAGGGCGAGGTGGTGTTCGCGGGGTTCAGTCCGGACGGCACGCGGATCGTCACCGGGAGCGCGGATCGGACCGCGAAGCTCTGGGACGCCAGGACCGGCGCCGAACTGCTCACCCTCGTCGGACACACGAGCGCCGTCCGGTCCGCGGGGTTCAGTCCGGACGGGTCGCTCGTCCTCACGAACGAGCAGAACCGGACGAACAAGCTGTGGGACGCAAAAACCGGGAAGCTGCGGCTCGCCCTGCCCGGCCAACCGGGGCGGGTGAGCGCGGCGTCGTTCAGCCCGGACGGGACGCGGGTCGTCACCGGCGCCGGGGACCGGGCCGCGAAGGTATGGGACACAAGGACCGGCAAAGAGGTGCTCGCGCTCCGCGGGCACGTGAGTAGCGTGTGGTCGGCGTCGTTCAGCGCGGACGGCACGCGGATCGTGACCGGCAGCTCCGACCAAACGGCGAAGGTGTGGGACGCCAGGACCGGCGCCGAGCTGCTCACCCTTAAGGGGTACGTCACCGGGATGTTCGTCACGTTCAGTCCCGACGGGTCGCACGTCTTGACGAGCAGTTCGAACGCGACCCTGGTGTGGGACGGGCGCCCGGTGAGCCCGCTCCCCGCGCCGAAGGGACCGGCGCAGGTGCCCGAGAAGTAAAGGGTTGGTAGGACACGGGTTGGGATAACTTCAATCCAACAGCCGCTGTCGAACGCCCCTGGTGGCACGCGCCGCACGTCACGGATGGACGCCGGCATGGGCTACTCAATAGTATGAGCGGCGGGCGCATCGACCTGCGTACCATCACCGAAAACTGGGAAGAAGTGCTGCGCATGGCGGCGCCCATCCGTGACGTGCGACACCATCGGGGGAAGTGACGAGTCCGTGTGCGCCACCCGGACTGAAGCAGCAGTTGCGGCGCGGGAGGTGGTCGGGAAGCAGTATGCAAAGAACGCCTGGCTCCTTCCCTTGGCTACCGTGCGGATACCCCCGCTCCTGACCATCCACATGTGCCCCGTCTACGTCGTCATTGCGATGGGCGGCTTCGTTCTGTTCACCCGCCACGCGATCCTGGGGTGGCTCGCCGGCGAGGTGTGGTTCGACGATCGGTTTCGGCAGGTGCTGATGCGGAATTCTGGCGGCGATGCGACGGCCGTAATCATCACTCTCTTTCGTGCGGCACGAGCGGTCGAGGCCGCTGACCACCATCCCCGCTGGGTGCGCACTCTTCTTCTACATCGCCTCTTGAAGCCTGGCCCTTCGGCGGGAAGGATGACGGCCCCGTTCAACGGTGGCCCCGACAGGCTGCGGTGGTCGCATCCGGTCCGCCGCGGCGTCCCCCCACCGCCTTTTCTCCTCTCCCACCCCAGTCGCCGCCTCGCGAGGGTAGCGGAGGCCCCCGAAAGCGAACAAACCGGCGGTCAGGGGCCGCCGGCGTTGCGGCAGGCTGCGGGCTTAGACGCCGCGCACCCTTGGCCGCCGCGTTAGTTTGGAGCCAAGGGGCCGAAGCGAAGCGAGCAACCGTACAGTGTCTTTCCCGCACGAGCGTCACTTCCGGACACATCGGGCTTATCAATCTTGTGAGCCGCGTCTAATGCGTCTGGTGGGTCGCTCATGTCGCAAGTCACGCCCGCGATCGTCGCATGCTTTCTTCCGGCCGCTGCCCACCCTGCGTCTCGGGGGAGGGTGGAATCGGGCTCGTCGCGGACGGACATGAGCCAGTGAACCTCTTTCACAGCAGCCGGGCGGTTGTGTTCGCCCTTGGCGAGTGAAACCCTGGGTGCCGTCGATAGTGACGCACCGGTCATTGCGGCGCTTGCGATACCAGAGTTTACGGGGACGGGCCATGTGCGGGTTCCTCGGGGTGCGAGGTGGGAACCGCTGGCGATTTCGAGGAGTTCCGTGTCAAATGCTACGCAGACGGGGTGGCCGATCGGCAGAAAGTGCTAGGATTTCAGGGTTTTTCAGTGCTGTCTTTGGGAGGGCAAACTTGTCCACCCCTTGTACCCCAACCAAGCGCGCTAGCCAGACTGCGCTACGGCCCGATACTTCGACACGAGCGCTGTAACCCTTCCGGCCCCGAACGGCAGCCGCGATTCAGTTACAGCCCCGTTCCGGTGGCGCCGGGGACGGCGCCGGTCGCACCCCCGAACGCTCCGTCAATCCCTTGCAACTCCCCACGGGCACGGTTAGCCTAACCTCAATCGCACCAACGAAACGACACTCGCCACCGTTCTCGTGTTATAGCCCCTCACTCACCCACGGTTCGGGGGAACCGATGCCTCGTACTCGCTTCATCACCTGGACGCTTCTCGCCGTCGGCGGGTTCGCGCTCCTCCCCGCGGCGGCCTCCGGACAGGCACCTCTGCCCAAGAAGCCGGACACCGCGCGAATCATCGAGCTCCGCGAACTGCCCCGCGGCGGCATCCAAAAAGCGGAGCTGAAGGAGGCCCGCGAACACTTCGCGAAGCTCGCCAAGTACTACGCCGACACGATCGCCCACCCGGACGTGTGGAAGGCGTCTCAAGACTTCAAGATCGAAACGCCCGGCGCGCTGCGCCCGCCCACGATCGACGGGCCGGAGGGCCTGCTCCGCGATCTGGACCGGTACCTCCTCGAATTCGTTCCCGGCACCAAGACGCCCAACTTGGAGCCGCTCGACTACATTCGCGAATTCGGCGCCGCGCTCGATGCGGCCCTAAAGAACCTGATCGAAACCCACCCCGAACCGATCGTCCAGATCAACGCCGCCCGCGTACTGGCGCACGTGGCCCGTACCGGCGCGCCGGCCCACTACACCACCATCACCGCCCTGCTGTCCAACGCCAATACCCCCACGGGGGTGAGGAACTATCTCTTCCACGCGGCGGGCGCGGTCCTCTCGGCCTACGACCCGAACGACCCGGTCCTGCGTAAGCACTCGGGGGACCCGGCCGCCGTCGGGGCACTGATCAAAGTCCTCGACGACGCTATTACCACCCCCTCCATGTTGCTCACCGGGCTGCCCGCAGACGCCAAGGTGGACGACATCGCTCAGGATCAGCTTCTCGTCATCGGTTACGTTCGTCGTCAGGCGGTCAAGGCGCTCGCGCAGTGCAAATTCGCCTCGTTCCCCGGCCCCGGCGGGAAGACGATCTACCCGGCGTTCACTCTCACCCGTGTCGCGCGCGGAGAT from the Frigoriglobus tundricola genome contains:
- a CDS encoding protein kinase domain-containing protein; this encodes MHANESGPRGNPDVPDTPVPDPATLAQSSTIARELIQRIGPRGLPGVPGYVLEAEIGAGGMGVVYRAQELAFDRAVAIKLLRERYAADPVAVRRFLEEARITGQLQHPAIPPVHHIGTLADGRPFLAMKLIKGETLDALIERTPDDRGRFVTSFVRVCQAVAYAHDRKVIHRDLKPQNVMIGAFGEVQVMDWGLAKVLTGQPEEVEPSGDQIFRTEIRPDRDSDSETQAGSVLGTPAYMSPEQARGEVARIDERSDVFGLGAVLCAILTGQPPYSGPNPMAVRVMVVLGDTSACFARLDACDADPDLVMLCKWCLAQDPEDRPRDAGAVARAVSSHLAAAEERARQAELTRVRGAEVRKRRRVQFALVGTLSLLVAAGGVGAAFASLWRASERAKETAERATDEALRAKGEAVRTRDEAEAARDRLATEQKLTEAARADAVLQKALADRAREDAVRQKTDADKLREDAVQQKATAEELREDAVRQKMAADKARDESVRQKTAADKLREEAVQQKVAADKARDDALTQKRNAERARAGEAEAHAAAEAERAKLAVVEYGRTLQVADQEWRDNNVTAAVALLAGTKDEHRGWEWHYVNRLCHSELLAFSGHGDKVSAAAFSPDGTRIVTAGHDKTAKVWDAKTGAELFTLAGHTKEISSVAYSADGARIVTGSWDHTAKVWDAHPRTVPRKDVKELFTLTGHTGEVLSVAFNRDGTRIVTGSRDLTARVWDAGPRTPGKEVLTLEGRRVVVFTAAFSPDGARIVTGGADAAAQLWDATTGKKGLTLIGHTNSVFSASFNADGTRIVTGSADHTAKVWDAATGKEALTLEGHTNFVTFAAFSPDGTRIATASLDTTARVWDAAGLGGLGRPPHTPGKERLVLRGHTERVFAAAFSPDAKRIVTCSYDRTARVWDATAGKERLTLRHPHVAVSASFNATGSRVLTGHSDKSAKVWDTATGAELFTFKAPASTVFSAFSADGAWVVTGGSDSVARVWDVGSPPRVPEKEALALSGHKGEVVFAGFSPDGTRIVTGSADRTAKLWDARTGAELLTLVGHTSAVRSAGFSPDGSLVLTNEQNRTNKLWDAKTGKLRLALPGQPGRVSAASFSPDGTRVVTGAGDRAAKVWDTRTGKEVLALRGHVSSVWSASFSADGTRIVTGSSDQTAKVWDARTGAELLTLKGYVTGMFVTFSPDGSHVLTSSSNATLVWDGRPVSPLPAPKGPAQVPEK